The genomic DNA CCCCTTCCTCGGAGCTTGCAGATCCAGCAAAAGCCAAGGCACCTATTCAGGCCCATTTTGGAGAGCTTGACAATTTTGCCGGTTTCTCTGATGTCACGGTATGTATACTCATATCACTACATTTACATTTCCAATAGCGTGAAAGTTTACCTGAGATCATGAATCCAAGGATTATTACAACCATTGCAGGCAGCGAAGAATCTCGAAGAGAAGCTCAAAGCTTCGGGAGTAGCAAACGAGGTTCACATCTATCCAGGGAACGGGCACGCGTTCTTGAACAGGAGTCCAGAAGGNCCTTATACCCGAGTGAGTTGCCTCGAGGTTCAGTTTTGTTAAAAAGTATGGATCTTTTTTTGAGTATCTTCTTACAAAGTGTTTCTTATTGTTTGTAGCTTGTATCGAGGAAAGGTTGGTCTGGATACTGCTGAGGCGCAGCATCTAATGGATGGTCTTGACTGGCCAGGTGCCATTAAGGATATACGCGCTTCTGTTAATTGGCTTAAAGCTAATGGCTCAAAAAAGGTTGCCAAAACTTGAACTAATTGCTTTCAGATTCTATTAAAAGGCAGATAATTTATAATTGGGGTGGCAGGTTGGTGTGACTGGAATGTGTATGGGAGGTGCACTAGCTATAGCTAGCTCTGTTTTGGTACCAGAGGTGGATGCTGTTGTTGGATTCTATGGAACCCCTTCCTCGGAGCTTGCAGATCCAGCAAAAGCCAAGGCACCTATTCAGGCCCATTTTGGAGAGCTTGACAATTTTGCCGGTTTCTCTGATGTCACGGTATGTATACTCATATCACTACATTATATTTCCAATAGCCTGTAAGTTACCTGAGAGATCCAATTATGAATCCAAGGATTATTACAACCATTGCAGGCAGCGAAGAATCTCGAAGAGAAGCTCAAGGCTTCGGGAGTAGCAAACGAGGTTCACATCTATCCAGGGAACGGGCACGCGTTCTTGAACAGGAGTCCAGAAGGAGTGAGCAGAAGGAAAAGCATGGGACTTTCTGATGAAGACGAAGCCGCTGTGGAGCTTGCTTGGTCTCGCTTCAACTCCTGGATGAAACATTACTTGACTTGAAAGCTTTCGTCTCTGAGACAATACTTCATTTTTAAGTCCCGTGATGATACCCCCAGTCATCTCAAATAAGGACATTACCCTTAGGACTCTTGTCTTGTCTGAATCAAATAAAGGTGTATGTTTGCTTGTGGAAAATGTTCGAAcctttttttgataaaattccAACTGATATCGATGTGTCTCTCCTCTCGTCTTTGTCTTTGTAGTTAACTGCCAAAGTCTGTTATCAGCTTGTAAGTGCTCAATAATGAATACATGGGGGAACCATCCATAGCATTTACTGGACAAACTCAATTTAGGCCCCAATTTTGTTAGCTCCTCTTATCATATCAACAAGAATTAGAAAATGATAGGACAACTGATCGTTTCCTgtcgttatttataaattttataatagcaCGTGTTTCACCATTGTCTCTacgtattatttatattttttttttttggtttgtcgGCAAATAGTATTTGTAAAAGTATGTTTAGTGTATTAATGTATGCAtaaagtctaaaagtctaaaTGTGATTAATAGCATAAATGTTTCAACAGCTAATATTCAGCTGTATGTTTATGTTTAAAGACTATAGTTACAGATTTACAGTTCGGTCCCCAAAGCTGCACAAAACCTGTTTTATGGCTTCCTGCGCGttggtaatttttatttgtgtatGATTAATTCATCAATCATACACATGAAgtttaattaaatacatttatgTTAACAACCGTACCCATTTCATcatcaaaatctaattaaaacagagtcaaataaaatgaaaaaaaaattaaacataatgCAAGCATAGGAAGGACACTATATGGTACAAATCCAGGATATAATAGACATACGGATCAATACATGCAATTAAGAAATAAGATTACGTGTATGATTAGGATTCACAAAATCTTTAGATTCCGCAAGTTACTCATCAATTTTATTCCAAGATTTCAAAGTTTTACTAATTGGaacttaatattaataaataaagaaatacaaGTGTACGTGAGAAACAGAATTCAGTAGTAAACACGTTTTCGCACtgataaacaaattttgatcTTATGCTGATCTTGTGAATTGAAGTGTAGTGTCGGTTAACAACTTGAAGCCGCTAAACACTCCGGGGCCAGCCAGCTTTGTTCACACATTTTATCACCACATAAGAACTACGTCACTCAGTTTTTTTCCCAAACATCTTTTGTATCACATGCCGACAAATATAATGACACCAAACCAATATCAAATCAGCCGACAAATTGTGATTCTGTAAAATTAGTATgtttagtagtagtagaagaaagaaagaaacccaTAAAACGTGCATGAGCTAAAGGAACCACGCGATTCATGGACAATGGCAAGTGAGACAAAAACACAAtaagcagcaacaacaaaaagtgagaaacaaatatgttttaaaacaataatatcttTGTGACTATTATATAATCACTGACAGTCCTGTAAATTATATTCACCCGTTGGaagatttgttttgaaaaaaaagaaccatgaaagttgtaagaaaaaacaaatcaaacccaTAAAAGAGTAGAAATTCTCCTATGAAAATGAGGTATCGATACTTCAATGTTTGGTTTGgacctagaaaaaaaaaagaaatctgaaATTAAGATGAAGATCGAAATTGATCACCGTAGCTATCCAAATAAACTAGGCTCGCTAAACTCTCATATCAAAATGTGATTATACGATGAACTCCCTCTTCATGTTCATTTGATctacttgttttgctttttgggAGTGCACAGTCCACTTTTTTTACCAGAAATATCTAGCCTATctttaaaaagaattatttgaaaaaaatatgaacaagATTTCAAGAATACTTCTGTAGAGATAacattatttaatttgtgtatTAATTTAGTTAGACATATTGAAACGATGTACATATTGACACCGTGAAAATACTATTTcattaatattgatttttttaatcattggAGATGATTGTTTGGGGGATATCATTGGCTGGGTGTCTTATTCTGCggctaaataaataaaattaaaagattgtATGACTAAAAGTATTGACACGGGGTTTGAGTACCATCGATGACTAGTGTGTAATGTAAGCAAATCGtttgcaaataattaaaagttcaattttaacatttaaagTTAACAAGCTAcacataaaatctttaaaacaattAACGATTGAAGTAAAGTGAACCAGAATTGGACCATATAAAGTTGATTCATTATCAGAAATTTATAATCCAAAAGCATCTACATTTGGttttccgaaaaaaaaaaaaaaaaaaaaaaaaaaaaaaaaaaaaaaaaaaaaaaaaaNAGAGAATACAAGTTCCTTATGTCTTACTCTTGCTATCTTGAGTTTATATCTTGAAGCAACGAAAGAGGTCTATTTTGCTTTTCTCACGCATAATTAATagatatgttttaaatttttattgataaatatatttctGTGGTTGagacaaatttaaataaaatgttgCTTTATGAATGATAGATCAAATCAAagttaaaataagtttttgaaatttccatctcataaactcataatCTGAAATTCTGAATGTATAGTTCTTGCGTTATTTAACGTCATCACAAGCTTAAGTTGCATAAGTGcttccttttattttctgaaacattttttcggtaatcattttcttttttcctttccacCTCCTTTTTTGTTGCTTTAGTTTTTCTAGTGagattatgtaatatatataattaaaattgagTAGGTTGTTGTTGCTTGAAGTAGGCGTTCTTGCTCTTTTTACATTCCTCCTTGTTTTCATGCCATGTGTTGCAAACACGCATTAGTTTTACACATTTCcgtatttaaatgttttatgtaTAGTAGTTAGTATATCATAACTTACGAACGTACTGGAAAAGCCTACCAAACAACACGAGAATTATACTTGTTGTTCGACAAATTAAAACTACTAATGATATTATGACTGATGAGTCACGATTCAACATTagaatctatatttataataattattaatctaTTAACCAGTTctgaaaaattaagaatatgctTAACAGTACCTTAAGTTGCTTACGACTAGTTGATCCATGTTGCGTTGGAAACTAGAAACATAAACTTGATAAAACTCCGATTCGATTAATTTACTGTGTAGCAAGCAAACACATATTGTGGACTACATGATGACTTAGATTTCAATCTGGATGTTTATAATTACTAAAGTAGGTTTTCGGATATGGAGTAGGTGTGTGTTTTGGTAAAAGTATGGATATCCGATGTTatatacctttttaaaaaaaatactgaatTCTAATTCATGgaggagaaataaaaaaattgtaaggtTTGTGATTTCTGTAAAGACAATATAAAAATTACTGAGAGGCATTTGTGGAACATTTGATCGTGTAATGAAATTTAACTAGGTTTGATCGCTTGGTATACCAcggaacaattttttttaaaaaaacttttgtatatattataaatagatcaagtttcattgagttttaatataaatgttacattattatatatgtatgttttcacagtaattaataaaaaggttaagatagatatttattatatattaaaataattcaaatatgaaataatctatatccgaatatatttgtttgggtacaaaaattctaaaacaatttt from Camelina sativa cultivar DH55 chromosome 7, Cs, whole genome shotgun sequence includes the following:
- the LOC104700206 gene encoding uncharacterized protein LOC104700206 isoform X1; the encoded protein is MLVAVSSSSSRFFSSSIGKAYSLSRSSIPSFSRLPVRSMADSAFKKIQIQRDDTTFDAYVVGKDDAPGIVVIQEWWGVDFEIKNHAMKISKLEPGFKALIPDLYRGKVGLDTAEAQHLMDGLDWPGAIKDIRASVNWLKANGSKKVGVTGMCMGGALAIASSVLVPEVDAVVGFYGTPSSELADPAKAKAPIQAHFGELDNFAGFSDVTAAKNLEEKLKASGVANEVHIYPGNGHAFLNRSPEGVSRRKSMGLSDEDEAAVELAWSRFNSWMKHYLT